A DNA window from Brassica napus cultivar Da-Ae chromosome C1, Da-Ae, whole genome shotgun sequence contains the following coding sequences:
- the LOC106405922 gene encoding F-box/LRR-repeat protein 16 has product MGQAPSSPADSTTRDTALWLWPPDFVDCDITADLPDDCLAHIFQFLTAGDRKRCSLVSKRWLLVDGQNRHRLSLAAKAEILPFLPSIFTRFDSVTKLALRCDRNSFSLSDEAFAMVSTRCSNLTRVKLRGCREITDLGMESFARNCKSLKKLSCGSCDFGARGLNAVLEHCKVLEELSVKRIRGIHETAEAVKLHSSSSLRSICLKELVNGQVFESLVASRTLKKLRIIRCLGNWDKVLQVNGDGNSSLTEIHLERLQVSDFGLSAISKCRKLETLHIVKTPECSNSGLVCVVERCRLLRKLHIDGWRTKRIGDEGLMALSIHCLLLQELVLIGVDATHTSLSPIASNCKKLERLALCGSGAIGDVEMACIAEKCVALRKFCIKGCPITDVGIKALALGCPNLVKLKVKKCIVVTGDVREWLRERRRTLVVSMDGDETKGPVMVSEHGGRGLETVVEEVLTPVADGGGDAELAGGGGGGRLAMLKTKLLASKNFVAFTLRRWLQSEATGST; this is encoded by the coding sequence ATGGGTCAAGCTCCGTCTTCTCCGGCGGATTCAACTACACGAGACACCGCTCTATGGCTCTGGCCTCCGGATTTCGTAGATTGCGATATCACGGCAGATCTCCCCGACGACTGCCTCGCTCACATCTTCCAGTTCCTCACCGCTGGAGATCGGAAACGATGCTCTCTAGTATCCAAACGTTGGCTACTCGTCGACGGTCAAAACCGCCACCGATTATCGCTGGCCGCCAAGGCGGAGATCCTCCCTTTCTTGCCTTCCATCTTCACCCGATTCGATTCCGTGACGAAGCTCGCTCTCCGATGCGATCGAAACTCCTTCAGCTTGAGCGACGAAGCTTTCGCCATGGTCTCGACTCGCTGCTCGAATCTGACGCGTGTCAAGCTCCGCGGCTGCCGCGAGATCACGGATCTAGGGATGGAGTCGTTCGCGAGAAATTGCAAGAGCCTGAAGAAGCTCTCGTGCGGCTCTTGTGATTTTGGAGCGAGAGGGTTGAACGCTGTGCTGGAGCATTGCAAGGTTCTTGAGGAGTTGTCTGTGAAGAGGATACGAGGGATCCACGAAACGGCGGAGGCGGTTAAGCTCCACTCATCGTCTTCGCTGAGATCTATCTGCTTGAAGGAGCTTGTTAACGGTCAGGTGTTCGAGTCTTTAGTTGCGTCAAGAACGTTAAAGAAGCTGAGAATCATTCGTTGTTTAGGTAATTGGGATAAAGTTCTTCAAGTTAACGGCGATGGTAACAGTTCTTTGACTGAGATTCACTTGGAAAGGCTCCAAGTTAGTGACTTTGGGCTCTCTGCAATATCGAAATGCCGAAAGTTGGAGACTTTGCACATTGTGAAGACACCCGAATGCTCGAATTCAGGTCTGGTTTGTGTTGTGGAGAGATGTAGATTGCTTAGGAAGCTTCACATTGATGGGTGGAGGACTAAGAGGATCGGTGATGAAGGTCTGATGGCTTTATCTATACACTGCTTGTTATTGCAAGAGCTTGTGCTTATTGGTGTTGACGCCACGCATACCAGCTTGTCCCCTATTGCTTCGAACTGTAAGAAGCTGGAACGGTTAGCTCTTTGTGGGAGTGGTGCGATTGGAGATGTAGAGATGGCTTGCATTGCGGAGAAGTGTGTGGCGCTGAGGAAGTTCTGCATCAAGGGGTGTCCGATTACGGATGTTGGGATCAAGGCGCTTGCTTTGGGCTGCCCTAATCTGGTGAAACTGAAGGTGAAGAAGTGTATAGTTGTTACAGGGGATGTCAGGGAGTGGCTGCGTGAACGGCGGAGGACGTTGGTGGTGAGTATGGATGGAGATGAGACCAAAGGTCCGGTCATGGTAAGTGAGCATGGCGGTAGAGGTCTTGAGACGGTGGTTGAGGAGGTGCTGACGCCCGTTGCTGATGGCGGTGGGGATGCAGAGCTTgcaggtggtggtggtggtggtaggTTAGCTATGTTGAAGACGAAGTTACTTGCAAGTAAGAACTTTGTGGCTTTCACACTAAGGAGATGGTTGCAAAGTGAAGCTACTGGTTCTACTTGA